The Stigmatella aurantiaca DW4/3-1 genome contains the following window.
GGGGGCATCTGGCGAAGGGGGCTGGTTCTCCACGCGGTCGACGTGGCGGGGAATGAACCGGGCCCCTTGCGTCGTCGCGGCGGTGGAGAGCGCCTCGCGCACCGCCGCCATGCCGCCAGGCCCATGGGGCCAGCTGTCCACCACCCACAGCCCTCCGGGAGGCGCGGGCAGCAACTCGCGCCGGCCGTGGGCGATCACCTCCACCCCGCGCAGCTCGTGCACGCGCCAGTCCAGGGGAACCCGGCATCCGAGCGCGGCCAGACGGGAGCGGCACTCAGGGGTCAGCACCACGGGAGGGGGCACGCTGTCCGGCTCACCCTGCGAGTAGACGCGCACATCCAGCGAGATGCCCCGTGCCCGGCCATTGAACAGAAGCGAGGCGGCCAGTCCCGCGCCCGCGATGCCTCCGCCGACGATCGCCACCCTCGAACCGCTGACCAGCCTGTCTGCGCTCATCCCCGCCCTCGCTCGCCCTGTGGCCCACCGCCGCCTCGTGAAGTGCTTCAGTGCCGCTGGGCCACCGGGGGAGGGTGGGGCTCCGCGGCGGTGGTGCTGTGCACCACCACCCGGTCCCGTCCCTCGCGCTTGGCCACATAAAGTGCCGCGTCCGCCGCCTTCATCAGCGCGTCCGTGTTCTCGCGCGGCGCCTCCGGCGAGTGGTCCGCGATCCCCACGCTCACGCTCAGCCCGAAGGGGGCCGGCCGGCCATCGCTGCGCTGCACGACGACGTTGCGCAGCCCCGCCCGGATCCGCTCGGCGAAGGCCGCCGCCTCGGCCGCCGTCTGGTGGGGCAAGAGCGCCACGAACTCGTCCCCGCCGAAGCGGGCCGCGAAGTCCGACTCGCGCAGGTTGTTCTTCAGGTGGGTGGAGAGCGCCAGGATGGCGCGGTTGCCCACATCGTGGCCCATCCCATCATTGATGGCCTTGAGGTGATCCAGGTCGATGACGACCACGGACAGCGGATACTGGTAGCGCAGCGCGCGCCGGAACTCCTCCTCCAGGCGCAGCGTCAGCGAGCGGAAGTTGGCCAGGCCCGTGAGCCCATCGGTCTGGGCCAGCACGCGGAGCCGGTGCTGCTGCTCGCTCTGGCGCAGGGCCCGGTCGATGCGCGCCAGCAATTCCCGCGCGCTTGCGGGCTTGTGAATGAAGTCCACGGCTCCCATTTCCAGGCACCGCTCCAGGGTGGCTTCGTCGGCGTCTCCCGTGAGGAAGATGACCGGCACACAGTCGGTGCGCACGTCGCCCTGAAGGGCCTCCAGCACCGCCAGCCCATCCCCGCTGGGCAGGAAGCGATCCAGGAGGATGAGATCCGGGCAGCGCTCCCGCGCCAGCTCCATGCCTGCGTCCGCGTCGCTCGCGGTCAGCACCGCGAATCGCGACACGAGCAAATCCGAGAGGCTTTCCTGCACACCCGTATCGTCCTCGATGATGAGGACAAGGGGCTGCTCACTGCCCCGGCCGCGCCGTTCCATTCAACGCTCCGCTGCGCATGCCTGCCTTGAAATGGCAGGCCGAAGATCTCGAGCGCTACGCCCTGTGGAGTGCTCTCGCCGCCCTAGCGCCCCACGCGCCCCCGCCGCCACCCTGTCCACCCGCACCCGTCGACCTCCGCAACCTTCACCCGAGACCTCCGGCTGCCAAGCCCGTTTGTCTCTTTGCCCCGATCTTTCGTGACCGGCGGCGTGATGAACGGGGAATGGAGCAAGCTGCGTGCCCCCGGCGAAATCCCAGGGGTTGGAGTCATTTCGGGGAGTTGCGCGACCCGATCCACGCCCGGGTCTTACCCTGGCTGGAAGAGGTTCCAGCGTCAGAAGTCGTGATCCGGTAGGAATTCCCGTATCCGGGCCAACGGATCACCACCTCCCGTCCACTACTAGCGTCGGGTAGTGAACTGAACTCGCCGTCCGCCGCCCCCGCCGAGCGTGGGCATGGGGGGAGTCTCCAGGCCGAACTGCCACCAGGTGGGCTCGTAAGGCTTCATCTTGAGCCGCTTGTCGTTCTGGAGTTGGGTGAGGCTGGACTTGAGCTTCTCATCGGAGGGGTTGGTCTCCACGCCCCGGGCGAGCACCCGCAGGGCCTTGTCCTTCTCCTTGAGCTGCATCAGACACCAGGCGTAGGCCGCCCACATGAGCGACTCCTTCTTACCGGCCTTCACCGCGGCCTCGAAGGCGGACTCCATGGCGACGTAGTCCTTGCGCTGGTAGTGCAGGGCGCCCTCCATGGCCTTGGCCATGGCGTTGCGCGCGCTGGCCTTGGCGAAGTGCGTGCGGGCGCCCTCCAGGTCCTTGGCCATGTACTTGAGCATGCCGATCTGGGCGTGAAGCTCCGGGCCGACCATGATCTGCCACTTCTCGTAGACGAGCCCCTGCTCCAGGGTCTTCACCGCCCGCTCCACGCGCTGGAGGGCTTCCTTCTGGGTGGTGGGCTGTCCCTGGAACTCCTTTTGAACAGATTCCATGAGGCCCTGGATGCGTTGGGCCACCCGGCGTGCCAGGAGGATGAAGGCGCCAATGAAGGCCAGGACGCCCGGGACAAGGCCGGCCCAGAGGGGGAACCCGGCCAATTTAACGCCCAGTGCGATCGCGATGCCGACGCCCAGGGAAATGAGGAGGTTGTACATGCGCGGTCCCTCTAGTCATTTGGCTGTGGCACCGCAATCTCCGGATGCAAGAGAACGTCGGGCGAGGTATACGTCTGCGCCAGTCGACGTCGAAGAGGCCCTCTGTCGAAATTGGTAGACGAGGCGGACTCAAAATCCGCTGCGGCTGACCCCGCGTCCCGGTTCGAGTCCGGGGAGGGCCATTCACCTACCCAGCCACATGTGTCACGCAGCCACCCGGGCGGGTTGGGGATGAACCGCCTTCGGCGCTCGTGGCGAGAGGTGCTCCCATGAAGGTGCTGCTGGTCGAGGATGACCCCAACCTGCGCGAAGGCATGGGCGAGTTGCTGTCCGAGCTGGCCGAGGTGCGCATGGTGGGGCAGGTGAGGGAGGCCCTGGCGGCCCTGAGGGAGGAGCGCTTCGAACTGGTGCTGACGGACCTGCGCATCTCGGGTGACGCGCAGGGGGGCCGCACCATCGTGGAGGCCGCCCAGAAGCAGCAGCAGCCGGTGGCCATCGTCAGCGCGGCCGCCGCCGAGGAGATGACGAAGCTTCTGCTCCCCTTCCATGCGGACGCGATGTTGAGCAAGCCCTTCCAGCTGGAGGACATCCTGGCGCTCGTCGAGCGCTTCCTCGCCCTGCGCACCGAGGCGGAGCGGTGGGCGAAGGCGCCCCCCCCGGCCGGGTCCGCCTGGGCCGAGGTGGCCACGGGGGTGCAGGTGGCGCCTGCCCCGCCGGCCCAGGTCCCGGGGAGCCCCACCTGGGTGCGGATGCAGGCCGGCGCGAGCCATGCCTGGGCGATCCGCCAGAGCGGCGAGGGCATCCTGCTCGTCGAGGGGGACGTTGAAGTGGGCGGCGAGCGCAGGCCCGCCCCTCATTATTTCTTCCTGTCCGCCGGAGGGCCCCGCGAGGTGCACACGGGGGCGGGGTGCCTGGCCGTCTCGCTGGCGTGGAACCGGTGAGGGAGCGGAAGACGGTTCGGACGTGAGCATGCTCTGGCCCACACCCATGGATCCGGCCCTGATGGGCCGTCCCTCGCGCCGTGCCGCCACGGCCGCCATCGAGGCGCACGTCGCAGTGCTTCGCGGGGAGCCGCTCAAGGCCTCCCTGGCCACGGCGCTGCGGGAGGCGGAGGGGTTGGGCGGGCAGGAGCGCCGCTTCGCGGCCCTGGCCGTCCGGGAGCTGTCGCGCCACCAGCGGTTGCTGGATGCCGCGGCCCGGGCGCTCGGACACCCGCCCGGGAAGGTGGGGCTCACCGAGGATCAGGCCTTGGTCCGGTACGCGCTCTGGCGGCGGATCTTCTGTGGGGAGGGGTGGGCTCGCATTGGCCCGGAGGTGCGGCTGCCAGGCCCGGTGCGGCCCCGCACCATTAAAGACGACCTGCTGGCGGGCGTGGTGGAGAAGCCCCTGCCGGACATGCCCCTGCCCGAGTCGGCCACCGAGCGCCTGGCGATGCGCTACTCGTTCCCCACCTGGCTGGTGGAGCGGCTGGCGGCCCTGCACACGCCGCCCATCCTGGAGGCGTTGCTCGCCGCGCTGGACGAGGAGCCGGCGCTGCACTTCCGGGTCCGCCCCTCGGGGACGCGGGACGAGGTGCTCGCGCGGCTGACGGAGGAGGGCGTGGCGGCCGAGGCGGTGGCGCTGGCGCCGGACGCGGTGCGCATCGCGGACAGCAGCCACCGGGTTTTCGAGACACGGGCGATGAAGACGGGGCGCCTCCAGGTCCAGGACGTGGGCAGCCAGCTCATCGCCGAGGTCTGCCGTCCTCCGGGCGGTTCGCTGGAGGGCCGCACGGTGGCGGACGTGTGCGCGGGGGCGGGGGGCAAGACGCTGGCGCTGGCGGACATGGTGGGCAGCGCCGGGCGGGTGCTGGCCGGGGATCGCTCGCGGCGGCGGCTGGCGCAGGCCCGGGAGCGGGTCCGGGAACTGTCGGTGCGCAACGTGGCCTTTCCCCACCCCTTGCCGCTGAGCGAGGCGGACGTGTTGCTGGTGGACGCGCCGTGCAGTGGCACGGGCTCGCTGGGGCGCGAGCCGGATCAGAAGTGGAAGCTCACCGCGAAGGCCATCTCCGAGTTCCAGGCCACCCAGCTGACGCTCCTGGAGGAAGTGGGGCGGGAGGCCCGGCCCGGAGCGCTCATCGTCTACGCGACGTGCTCGCTGCTGCCCGAGGAGAACGACGAGGTGGTGCGGGGCTTTCTGGCGAAGGCGCCGGGCTTCACCTTGGAGCCGGTGGCGCCGGTGCTGGGCGCGGAGCGGGCCGAGGCGCTGTGTGACGGCCCCTTCCTGCGGCCCATTCCTCCGCGGGTGCCAGGGGGCGGCTTCTTCGCCGCGCGCCTGCGCAAGTCCGAGGGTTGACAGTCCCCAAGGGCCCACGTTACGCACGCTCACCCGTCCTTCCGGAGGTGGTGTGTCTTGGCGGAAGTGAAGCAGACCGAGCTGATGAAGCAGATCCAGGAGGCCTTCCGGGTCGCGCAGGCCCAGCTGTCTCACCTCCGGGAAGAGGTCACCCGGACCTCGGAGCTGGCGAGGCTCAACTCCCAGGGCAACTTCCTTCAGATGGAGAAGGACAAGGTGCTGCGCGAGCTGGGCGAGGCGGTTTGGCGGCAGGTGCAGAAGGGCAAGCTGGAGCTGCCTGCCTCGCTCGCTCCGGCCGTGAAAGCCGTGCAGGCGGCCGAGCAGAAGGCCCAGGCCCACGCGCAGGATGTCACCGACATCCTCCAGGAAGGAGAGGCGGCGGCCGCGCGGTTGAAGGGAAAAAACGACGCGAAGGCGCAAACTTCTCTAGCGCCCAAGCCGAAACGGAAGTAGAAGAGCGCCGCTTTCGACGTCGACGCCTCCCAGGGCGAAGGCGGCAGGAAAATTCGGGGCTATAGCTCAGCTGGGAGAGCGCTTGAATGGCATTCAAGAGGTCACCGGTTCGATCCCGGTTAGCTCCACAAAAAAAGCCCTCCGAGGACAATTCCTCGGGGGGCTTTTTGTTTTCCCGGCGCCTCGTGGACGCGGGCGGCGGGCCATGAAAAACGGCCGGGCCCCCGAGGGAGCACCGGCCGTCTGGAACGACGGGCGTTCGGGCGGGCGCCCTACTTGCCGGCGAAGATGCCCATCACGTCCTTGAGCAGCTTGACGGACTCGTCGTGCGGACGCTGGAAGGCGTTGCGGCCCATGATGGATCCGAAGCCGCCGCCCTGGTGGATCTGCTTGATGTCCTCGAGCAGCTCCGGCGTGCTCTTGGACTCGCCGCCCGAGAAGATGACGATGCGCTTGCCGTTGAAGGACGAGCGCACCACCTCGCGCACGCGATCGGCCAGCGTCTTGGTGGCGATGCCGGCCTTCTCGAAGGCCTTCTTGGCCTCGGGCTGCTCGATGAAGTCCGTGGGGGGCTTCACCTTGATGATGTGGGCGCCGAGCTGGGCGCTGATGTGCGCGGCGTAGGCAATCACGTCAATGCCCGTCTCGCCCTCCTTGGAGATGGCGCCGCGCGCGTAGGCCCAGAGCACGGTGGGCAGGCCGTAGGACTTGGCCTCGGCGATGATGTCGCGCAGGTCCTGGTACTGCTCATTGCGCGCCCCGGAGCCGGGGTAGATGGTGTAGCCCACGGCGGCGCAGCCCAGCCGCACGGCGTCCTTCACGGAGGACGTCACGGCGGAGATGGGGTTGGGCACCTTGGCCAGGGTGTCCGAGTTGTTCACCTTGAGGATGAGGGGAATTTCACCGGCGAGCTTGCCGGCGATGGCCTCCAGGAAGCCGAGCGGCGCCGCGTAGGCGCTGCAACCCGTCTCGATGGCGAGCTGGGCGTGGTAGTCGGGATCATACCCGGCCACGTTGGGGCCGAAGGAGCGCGCCGGACCGTGCTCGAAGCCCTGATCCACGGGCAGGATGACCAGCTTGCCGGTGCCGGCGAGCGCGCCGGTGTTCAGCAGGCGGGCCAGGTTGGTGAGGGTGCCCGGGTTGTCGGATGGGTACCACGAGAGGATCTGCTTGACGCGATCAGTGTAGGCCATGTGGCTCCTCGGTCTCGGGCCGGGGCCTGCGAGGCCCAGGCCGGTCGAAAACGGCGCGGATTGTGCTTCCCCGTAACCCACTGCGCCAAGGAGATCTCGCGAAAAAGTGTCGCCCGGGCCCCAGGCGGGTGGACGGGGGGCGGGTGCAGATGTTCGTTGAACGAAGGCCGGAGGCCTGTGAAAGAAGCGGTGACGCCGCCCTTGCGAAGGGAGATGCTGCGCCGCCGCGATTCTTGGCAGCAGCAAGGGTCGCGAACGAGGCCATCCGGTGAAACACACAGTTCTGGCACATCTCGTGGGGATGGGACTGGCGCTCTCCGCCAGCGCGGCGAAGGCACAGGGCGCCCCCGCGGTCTCCCCGGGGACTTCCGCGCCCGTCCCCGGTACGTCCGCCCCCGTTCCCGGGCAGCCCAGCGGCCCAGCGGCGCCGGGCCCGGCGACTCCCTTGGTGGATGTGCCCGCGAGGGCTCCCGAGGTGGGCACGCCAGGGCAGCCTCTGGCCCCCACCCCCCCGGGCGCGCAGCTGCCGGGAGTGCCCGCGAGCCCGGAGCAACCGCTTCTCCAGGGAAAGCCGATCACCTTGGCGGTGCTGGTGGCGCGGGCGCGTCAGCAGGACGCCCGCGTGGAAGAGTCCGAGGCGGAGCTGCGGCGGTTGCAGTCCCTCCAGCGGCAGGCCCACTGGGCCTGGTTCCCGAAGTTCGAGACCGTGCTCGGTTTCGGAGGCCCCATCCCCGAGGCGCGCAACGATGGGTTGGGAGGCCCTCCAACGACGGAGGCCACCCTGGAAGGAGACTTCAACTTCGGAGAGCTGGGCGTGACGTTCCGCGCGGAGGTCAACGCCCTGTTGCCGCTGTTCACCTTCGGCAAGCTCACGGCGCTGGAGAAGGCGGGAGACCAGGGGCCCATCATCGGCCGGGCGCTCCGGGAGCGGGCCCGGGCCGAGGCGGGCTTCCAGGCGGCACAGGCCTTCTATGGATACCAGCTGGCGCGCTCGGGGCTGGCCCAGCTCGATGACACCGAGAAGCGCTTGGATGACGCGGCCAAGCGCATCAACGCCCTGCTGGAGGAAGAGTCCGCGCAGGTGTCCAAGCTGGACACGTACAAGGTGAACTTCTTCCGGCAGGTGGTCATCTCACGCCGCAGCGAGGCGCGGCAGGGCAGGGCGCTCGCGCTGGAGGCCATCCGCCTGCTGGCGGGAAGCAAGCCGGACGAGCCGCTGGAGATCGCCGCGGTGGATCTGCCGCTGGAGGAGGAGTTCAATCCTCCCACCTTGGAGGAGGCGCTGGCGCTGGCCGAGCAGCGCCGGCCCGAGTTGGTGGCGATCCAGGCGGGCGTCACGGCGCGGGAGCAGGAAGTCCTCATCCGCGAGCGCAGCTTCTACCCGGACCTGGGGCTCGTGGGTTTCGCGAAGTTCGCGTACACCACCAACACCACCGTCCAGCGCTCGCCCTTTGCCTATGATCCCTACAACGAGCGCACCGCGGGCATCGGCCTCGCCATGCGGGGCACCTTCGACATCCCCGTGAAGAAGGCGCAGCTGGAGCAGGCCCGCGCCGAGCTGGACAAGCTCAAGGCCCAGCAGCGGCTGTTGCAGGCGGGTCTGCGCCTGGAGGTGACCAAGACGCATGGCGAGCTGGTGGCGGCCCTGGAGCGCGCCCGGTCCGCGACCGAGGCCGAGAAGAACGCGCGGCGCTGGGCCACCGCGGCCTACGCCGCCTTTGATCTCGGCACGGGGGACACCCGTGAACTGGTGGACGCATTCACCGCGCTTGCTCAGGGATCGGCCGACAAAGCGAAGAGCTGGTTTGACGTCCGCCTGGGAATCGCGGCGTTGGAGCGGGTGACCGCCGCACCGCCCGCCCCGGGTGAATAACCTCCTGCCTCACCCTGTCGTCACACCGGCATCGATCTTCTTCCGGAGCTCAAAACGATGATTGCTTCCCTTCTTACCGCCACGCTGCTTGCCGCCGCGCCGGGACCCCTGGATGTGGTCAAGTCCGGCAACGCGGATGTTCAGAAGGCCGCCTCGGCGCCCGGAGCCACCGTCGAGCAACTGGCTACTGTCGTCGAGAAGTTTGTCGACTTCGAGGAACTCTCGAAGCGAGCCCTCGGCAAGAACTGGGACACGCTCAACGCCACGCAGCGCAAGGACTTCACGGAAACCATGAAGGGCCTGCTGCGGGCCTCCTACGCCCAGAAGGCCATCGGACAGGCCCAGGCGGACGTGAAGTACGGCAAGGAGACCATCGAGGGCGACGAAGCCACCGTCGACACCACGTTGACCGTGAAAAAGGATCAGGTTCCGGTCGGCTACAAGCTCTACAAGGCGGCAGGCAAGGGGAACTGGCGCATCTACGACGTCGTCACCGACGATGTGTCCCTGGTGGAGACGTACCGGGGCCAGTTCCGCAAGCTGCTCGCCGACAAGGGCTTCGATGGCCTGCTGTCTACCCTGAAGGCCAAGCGGGCACAGCTGGAGAAGTCGTCGGCCAGCACGGCGGCGCCCGCCCCGGGCGGTGTGGGCGCGAAGGCCCAGGCCACCAGCACCAGCCAGACGGCGCCGGCGGCCAAGGTTCAGAAGCAGTAGTGCTTCACGGCAGAGCGCCCCGCGGCCTCACTTCGGGGCGGCCAGGGCGCTCTGAAGTCCCTGGGCGAGCGGGATGACGGGGGTGAAGCCCAGCTCTTTCGTCGCCCGCTCCGTGGAGCAGGTCCACGCCGCGCACCGCATCTCGCGGACCTTGTCGCGGCTGAGCATGGGGATCGTGCCCCGTACGCGCGCGGCCAGCTCCGAGCCCAAGCCCACCACGTAGCTGATTGCCTCGGGCACCGGCAGCACCGTGGGCGGCGCCCGCCCCAGGGCCTCCGCGAGCGTCACGCAGAAGTCTTCCCACCGGTACTCCGAGCCGTCCGACACCATGTAGACGCCCGCCTCGGGAGCGTCCTGGCGCAGCGTCTGGCCTCGCTCGGCCGCGGCGAGCAGCGCCGTGCAGAGATCATCCACGTGGATGAGCGAGTAGTGCTTCGGGCCAAAGCCGCTCTTGAGCACCAGCCCCAGCCGCGCCATGGGCAGCAGGGCGGGGAGGAACTCCTGATCGCCCGGCCCGTAGACGATGGGCGGGCGGACGATGACCGAAGGAACCCGGTCCGAGAACTCGCGCACCGCGGCCTCGCCCCCCAGCTTGCTGCGGCCGTAGCGGGACACCGGCGCGGGAGTCTCCTCTTCCCGCCGGGGCTGGCCTGGGACGGAGGGGCCCGCGGCCGCCAGCGACGAGCAGAAGACGAGCCGGGGAGGCTTGGGCAGCGCCGCCAGGGCCCGGGCCAGCCGCCGGGTGCCCTCGGCGTTGCCCTGGAAGTAACCCTCCTCGGTCCGGGCCTTGGTGACGCCCGCCAGGTGGAGCACGCAGTCCACGCCGGCCACGGCCTCGGTGAGCCCCTGGCCCGTGAGCAAATCCCCCTCGGCGAAGCGGACACCCAGCGCCTCCAGGGGCCCGCGCTTGGAGGTGCTGCGCACGAGCACGGTCAGCGTGTCGCCGCGCTCGATGATGCGGCGGGCGAGCCGCTGTCCAATGAATCCGGTACCACCCGTGAGGAGAAAGTGCACTGAGAGGCCTTTCAGAGCGGACGCTGGTAGATGCGATGGGTCTTGGAACGCTGGCCGCCCATGGACTCGATCGCCCGGTTCACCAGGTGATTGTCCTCGAGCGTCCAGGAGATCTCTCCGCCCTCGTAGCCGAGGCGGCGCGCGGTCCGGAGCGTGTCCAGGTACAGGATGGCGTCAATCCCGCGCCGCCGGTAGCCCTCCTTGATGCCCAGGGTGATGAGCCGCAGCCGGCGGATCCTCCGCACCGCCAGCAACATCTTCGCCAGCCCCACCGGTATGCCAAAGGTGGTGAGCCGGCCCCCAGCGGCCTTGATGGCCTCGTTGGCGTCCGGCAGCGTGATGGAGAAGGCGACGGGCTCGCCCTTCACCTCGGCGATGAGCACCAGCTCCGGCCGGATGATCTGCTTCATCTCCCGGGCCAGGTGATCGAACTCGCGCTCCGTCATGGGGACGAAGCCCCAGTTCTTCTCCCAGGCCGAGTTGTAGATGGCCTTGAGGCGGGCGACTTCCTCGTTGAGCTGCTTCAGGTTCGCGGGGCGCACGGTGATGCCCTCGCGCTGGCGGATCTTCTCCGCGATGCGGACCACCTTCTCGGGCGGCTCGGCCGAGGACGACAGCTCGAACGACCAGAGGTCCTTGGCCTTGGTGAACCCGCAGGCCTCGATGATCGCGGCGTAGTAGGGCGGGTTGTACGTCGTCATGATGGCCGGCGGTGAGCCAAAGCCGTCCACCAGCAGCCCCAGCTCCTGGTTGCCGGAGAAGTTCATCGGCCCGAGCATCGTGGTGAACCCCTGGGCCTTCAGCCACTGGGACGCCGCGTCGAACAGGCCCCGGGCCACCCCGGCGTCATTCACGCACTCGAACAGGCCGAAGAACCCGTAGTTGGTCCCCTGGAACTCGTTGAAGCGCGGATCCTTCACCGCCGCGATGCGGCCCACCACGTCCTTGCCCCGCCGCGCGAGAAACAGCGCCACCTCGCCGAACTCGAGGAAGGGGTTCTTGCGCGGATCCAGGAAGTCCCGGCGCTCCATCTCCAGGGGGGGCACCCAGTTCGAGTCCCCCCGGTAGAGGGGGTACGCCATGCGGATGAAGGCCGTCTTGTCCGCGCTGCCCTGCACGGGGGTCACCGTCACATCGGCGGGGAGCGGCGGCAGCGAGGGGAAGATCATCGGTTCGGCGGGCAGGGCCATGGGCGCCTAGTTCCTTTCCACCGGGGTGCCGTTGTGGTCGTGCCCGTTCTTCATGAAGAAGTGGGCGCCCTTCTCCAGCAGCAGCCCAGGCAGCTCTCCACGCTTCTTCCACAGGCGCCGGGAGGCTCCGCCCAGCTTGCGCAGATCCTCCGGCTGGAAGTTGGCGGCCCGCCAGGTCAGGTGCTCCACCGCGTCGAAGAGCTTGCCGGCCACCTCCCGGGAGGACATGCGCGAGAGTTGATCCAGCGAGAAGCCGTTCGAATTCACCAGGTGTCCCGCCGCGCCGGCCGCCCACTTCTCCGAGGCCCTGTTGGCGCGCACGCCCGTGCCGGGCCGGGCGATCTGCACCGGTTCGTACACCATGGGCCGCGTCTCGGGGATGACGTCCAGGCGCCGGCCGATCTTCTCGAAGGTGTCCAGCACCTGATCCAGCTGCGCGTCGGTGTGCGTGGCCATGTAGCTGGTGCGGATGAGCGCGTGGCCCGCCTCCACCGCCGGGGGGATGACGGGGTTGGCGAACACGCCCGCCTCGTGCAGCGCCTTCCAGAAGCGGAAACACTTCACCTGATCGCCGATGTGCACCGGCACCACCGGGGTGACGGACACGCCCGTGTCGAACCCCATGGCGCGGAAGCCGTTGTGCATCTTCTCCGCGATGTCGAGCAGCCGCGCGCGGCGCTCCGGCTCCGCCTCGATGATCTCCAGCGCCTTGAGCGCCGACGCCACGGAGGCGGGCGTCATGGACGCCGAGAAGATGACCGAGCGCGCCTTGTGGCGCATGTAGTTGATGACGTCGAAGGGCCCCGCGAGCACGCCGCCCAGCGAGGCGAAGCTCTTGGAGAACGTGCCCATCACCAGGTCCGTCTCCGCCTCCAGGCCGAAGTACTCGGACACGCCGCGCCCGTGCGCGCCCAGCACGCCCATGGAGTGGGCATCGTCCGTCATCAGCCGCGCGTTGTAGCGCTTGGCCAGCTCCACCAGCCGGGGGAGGTTGCACAGGTCCCCC
Protein-coding sequences here:
- a CDS encoding diguanylate cyclase, whose protein sequence is MERRGRGSEQPLVLIIEDDTGVQESLSDLLVSRFAVLTASDADAGMELARERCPDLILLDRFLPSGDGLAVLEALQGDVRTDCVPVIFLTGDADEATLERCLEMGAVDFIHKPASARELLARIDRALRQSEQQHRLRVLAQTDGLTGLANFRSLTLRLEEEFRRALRYQYPLSVVVIDLDHLKAINDGMGHDVGNRAILALSTHLKNNLRESDFAARFGGDEFVALLPHQTAAEAAAFAERIRAGLRNVVVQRSDGRPAPFGLSVSVGIADHSPEAPRENTDALMKAADAALYVAKREGRDRVVVHSTTAAEPHPPPVAQRH
- a CDS encoding MlaC/ttg2D family ABC transporter substrate-binding protein, whose amino-acid sequence is MIASLLTATLLAAAPGPLDVVKSGNADVQKAASAPGATVEQLATVVEKFVDFEELSKRALGKNWDTLNATQRKDFTETMKGLLRASYAQKAIGQAQADVKYGKETIEGDEATVDTTLTVKKDQVPVGYKLYKAAGKGNWRIYDVVTDDVSLVETYRGQFRKLLADKGFDGLLSTLKAKRAQLEKSSASTAAPAPGGVGAKAQATSTSQTAPAAKVQKQ
- a CDS encoding TolC family protein; the encoded protein is MKHTVLAHLVGMGLALSASAAKAQGAPAVSPGTSAPVPGTSAPVPGQPSGPAAPGPATPLVDVPARAPEVGTPGQPLAPTPPGAQLPGVPASPEQPLLQGKPITLAVLVARARQQDARVEESEAELRRLQSLQRQAHWAWFPKFETVLGFGGPIPEARNDGLGGPPTTEATLEGDFNFGELGVTFRAEVNALLPLFTFGKLTALEKAGDQGPIIGRALRERARAEAGFQAAQAFYGYQLARSGLAQLDDTEKRLDDAAKRINALLEEESAQVSKLDTYKVNFFRQVVISRRSEARQGRALALEAIRLLAGSKPDEPLEIAAVDLPLEEEFNPPTLEEALALAEQRRPELVAIQAGVTAREQEVLIRERSFYPDLGLVGFAKFAYTTNTTVQRSPFAYDPYNERTAGIGLAMRGTFDIPVKKAQLEQARAELDKLKAQQRLLQAGLRLEVTKTHGELVAALERARSATEAEKNARRWATAAYAAFDLGTGDTRELVDAFTALAQGSADKAKSWFDVRLGIAALERVTAAPPAPGE
- a CDS encoding class I fructose-bisphosphate aldolase, with product MAYTDRVKQILSWYPSDNPGTLTNLARLLNTGALAGTGKLVILPVDQGFEHGPARSFGPNVAGYDPDYHAQLAIETGCSAYAAPLGFLEAIAGKLAGEIPLILKVNNSDTLAKVPNPISAVTSSVKDAVRLGCAAVGYTIYPGSGARNEQYQDLRDIIAEAKSYGLPTVLWAYARGAISKEGETGIDVIAYAAHISAQLGAHIIKVKPPTDFIEQPEAKKAFEKAGIATKTLADRVREVVRSSFNGKRIVIFSGGESKSTPELLEDIKQIHQGGGFGSIMGRNAFQRPHDESVKLLKDVMGIFAGK
- a CDS encoding tetratricopeptide repeat protein — protein: MYNLLISLGVGIAIALGVKLAGFPLWAGLVPGVLAFIGAFILLARRVAQRIQGLMESVQKEFQGQPTTQKEALQRVERAVKTLEQGLVYEKWQIMVGPELHAQIGMLKYMAKDLEGARTHFAKASARNAMAKAMEGALHYQRKDYVAMESAFEAAVKAGKKESLMWAAYAWCLMQLKEKDKALRVLARGVETNPSDEKLKSSLTQLQNDKRLKMKPYEPTWWQFGLETPPMPTLGGGGGRRVQFTTRR
- a CDS encoding NAD-dependent epimerase/dehydratase family protein, producing MHFLLTGGTGFIGQRLARRIIERGDTLTVLVRSTSKRGPLEALGVRFAEGDLLTGQGLTEAVAGVDCVLHLAGVTKARTEEGYFQGNAEGTRRLARALAALPKPPRLVFCSSLAAAGPSVPGQPRREEETPAPVSRYGRSKLGGEAAVREFSDRVPSVIVRPPIVYGPGDQEFLPALLPMARLGLVLKSGFGPKHYSLIHVDDLCTALLAAAERGQTLRQDAPEAGVYMVSDGSEYRWEDFCVTLAEALGRAPPTVLPVPEAISYVVGLGSELAARVRGTIPMLSRDKVREMRCAAWTCSTERATKELGFTPVIPLAQGLQSALAAPK
- a CDS encoding response regulator, producing the protein MKVLLVEDDPNLREGMGELLSELAEVRMVGQVREALAALREERFELVLTDLRISGDAQGGRTIVEAAQKQQQPVAIVSAAAAEEMTKLLLPFHADAMLSKPFQLEDILALVERFLALRTEAERWAKAPPPAGSAWAEVATGVQVAPAPPAQVPGSPTWVRMQAGASHAWAIRQSGEGILLVEGDVEVGGERRPAPHYFFLSAGGPREVHTGAGCLAVSLAWNR
- a CDS encoding RsmB/NOP family class I SAM-dependent RNA methyltransferase, encoding MLWPTPMDPALMGRPSRRAATAAIEAHVAVLRGEPLKASLATALREAEGLGGQERRFAALAVRELSRHQRLLDAAARALGHPPGKVGLTEDQALVRYALWRRIFCGEGWARIGPEVRLPGPVRPRTIKDDLLAGVVEKPLPDMPLPESATERLAMRYSFPTWLVERLAALHTPPILEALLAALDEEPALHFRVRPSGTRDEVLARLTEEGVAAEAVALAPDAVRIADSSHRVFETRAMKTGRLQVQDVGSQLIAEVCRPPGGSLEGRTVADVCAGAGGKTLALADMVGSAGRVLAGDRSRRRLAQARERVRELSVRNVAFPHPLPLSEADVLLVDAPCSGTGSLGREPDQKWKLTAKAISEFQATQLTLLEEVGREARPGALIVYATCSLLPEENDEVVRGFLAKAPGFTLEPVAPVLGAERAEALCDGPFLRPIPPRVPGGGFFAARLRKSEG